Proteins encoded within one genomic window of Tistrella bauzanensis:
- a CDS encoding DMT family transporter, which produces MGSGISAGLAWALLGGAIAAEVIATTSMKLSDGLSRTGPVVVMVLGYLIAFSLLGLALRRIEIGIAYAIWSGVGTALIATIGIVAFGESLNPIKLASLGLIVAGVIGLNLSGGH; this is translated from the coding sequence ATGGGCAGCGGGATCAGTGCCGGACTTGCCTGGGCGCTGCTTGGCGGCGCGATCGCGGCCGAGGTCATCGCCACCACGTCGATGAAACTGTCCGACGGCCTCAGCCGCACCGGGCCGGTGGTGGTGATGGTGCTGGGCTATCTGATCGCCTTCAGCCTGCTGGGGCTGGCCTTGAGGCGGATCGAGATCGGCATTGCCTATGCGATCTGGTCGGGGGTCGGTACGGCGCTGATCGCCACCATCGGCATCGTCGCCTTCGGCGAAAGCCTGAACCCGATCAAGCTGGCCTCGCTGGGGCTGATCGTGGCCGGGGTGATCGGGCTGAACCTGTCGGGCGGGCACTGA
- a CDS encoding helix-turn-helix domain-containing protein, producing the protein MNSHSQHSDDGERGSVVDEIDDGMVTGEAGQIESRVSRRIRELRRDRGMTLQTLAEKAGVSKSMISKVERGEASPSAATVARLAAGLGVTISSLLGEHDRHDVLLLRRADQAAFVDPETGFERRSMSPIFPSRGLDLVQVTVPQGATAGPFVGHRYGVEEYLVVVEGRLGVTVGGVNHVLQTGDAIFYQAHVAHQYANLGEGPAVALVVIGDIRDLREGRD; encoded by the coding sequence ATGAACAGCCACAGCCAGCACAGCGACGACGGCGAGCGCGGCTCCGTGGTCGACGAGATCGACGACGGCATGGTCACCGGCGAGGCCGGCCAGATCGAAAGCCGCGTGTCCCGGCGTATTCGCGAGTTGCGGCGCGATCGTGGCATGACCCTGCAGACCCTGGCCGAGAAGGCCGGGGTGTCGAAATCGATGATTTCCAAGGTGGAGCGCGGCGAGGCCAGCCCGTCGGCCGCCACGGTGGCGCGGCTGGCAGCCGGGCTTGGCGTCACCATCTCAAGCCTGCTGGGCGAACACGACCGCCACGACGTGCTGCTGCTGCGCCGCGCCGACCAGGCAGCCTTCGTCGACCCGGAAACCGGATTCGAGCGCCGGTCGATGTCGCCGATCTTCCCGTCGCGGGGCCTGGATCTGGTGCAGGTGACCGTGCCTCAGGGCGCCACCGCCGGCCCCTTCGTCGGTCATCGCTATGGGGTCGAGGAATATCTGGTGGTGGTGGAAGGCCGCCTCGGCGTCACCGTCGGCGGCGTCAACCATGTGCTGCAGACCGGCGACGCGATCTTCTATCAGGCCCATGTCGCCCATCAATATGCCAATCTGGGCGAGGGCCCGGCCGTGGCACTGGTGGTGATCGGCGATATCCGCGACCTGCGCGAAGGCCGCGACTGA
- a CDS encoding branched-chain amino acid aminotransferase, which yields MAFANLSSLPAWSYIDGRWVEGNPSIMGPMSQGYQFASMVFDGARSFDGVVPDLEGHCARLLRSAKSFELEPKVDLDTVIGTALDGVKRFPRDVATYIRPVMYAEDGMVELDPDSTRYVMTVFAIPFSNEMGSFSTGLSPYRRPGPDMAPTDAKAACLYPMTDRALREAGRRGVDNPVMLDPEGNVAEFASANLFMVKDGVVHTPALNGTFLAGVTRARVMGLFAAEGIEVVERPISYDELKDADELFSTGNFNKVAAVNRIEDRNLQPGPIARKAWDLYFAWARDQGF from the coding sequence ATGGCCTTCGCCAATCTATCGAGCCTGCCGGCCTGGTCGTATATCGACGGCCGCTGGGTTGAGGGAAATCCCTCGATCATGGGACCGATGTCCCAGGGCTATCAGTTCGCCTCGATGGTATTCGACGGTGCGCGATCCTTCGACGGTGTGGTCCCCGATCTGGAAGGCCATTGCGCCCGCCTGCTCCGCTCGGCCAAGTCCTTCGAACTGGAGCCCAAGGTCGATCTGGATACCGTCATCGGCACGGCGCTCGACGGCGTGAAGCGCTTTCCCCGCGACGTCGCCACCTATATCCGGCCGGTGATGTATGCCGAGGACGGCATGGTCGAACTGGATCCGGATTCGACCCGCTATGTCATGACCGTGTTCGCGATCCCGTTCTCGAACGAGATGGGCAGCTTCTCCACCGGGCTCAGCCCCTATCGTCGCCCCGGACCGGACATGGCGCCGACCGATGCCAAGGCTGCCTGCCTCTACCCGATGACCGACCGCGCCCTGCGTGAGGCCGGCCGGCGCGGCGTCGACAACCCGGTGATGCTCGACCCCGAGGGCAATGTCGCCGAATTCGCCTCGGCCAATCTGTTCATGGTCAAGGACGGCGTGGTCCATACCCCGGCGCTCAACGGCACCTTCCTGGCCGGTGTCACCCGCGCGCGGGTGATGGGCCTGTTCGCCGCCGAGGGCATCGAGGTGGTGGAACGCCCGATCAGCTATGACGAGTTGAAGGATGCCGACGAGCTGTTCTCGACCGGCAACTTCAACAAGGTCGCGGCGGTGAACCGGATCGAGGACCGCAACCTCCAGCCCGGCCCCATCGCCCGCAAGGCCTGGGATCTGTACTTCGCCTGGGCGCGCGATCAGGGCTTCTGA